One window of the Onychostoma macrolepis isolate SWU-2019 chromosome 21, ASM1243209v1, whole genome shotgun sequence genome contains the following:
- the LOC131529047 gene encoding probable G-protein coupled receptor 34 produces MLQEGNLTTNESCQIHDGILWPFLPIGYILICCIGLLCNTVTLYIFFLRRHTDSSMAVYMRHLALADTLLVMCLPLRVYYHNKEGPFYLCKVVGIFFYINMYSSILFLSLISLDRYLKIIKPVWVFRIQKTKWSRTASYIVWVILILGCIPFFSSNSQKHPCDKICFHFHSKGPVSGIINLTTVVLFLVFYVAFLCFYVKITKKLSTMSMGNGDPKAQSRKKMVIIKTFLVPAIFTLCFLPYHAVRIPYVLAQLNVIGDLHSQQLLHILNESTLLLSALNSCLDPIIYYFLSSAYRKTILCAIQGKFKNMHALNRRRISINRSLTEI; encoded by the coding sequence ATGTTGCAGGAAGGCAATTTAACCACCAATGAGTCCTGTCAGATTCATGATGGCATATTGTGGCCATTCTTGCCCATCGGCTACATTCTCATTTGTTGCATTGGTCTGCTCTGTAACACCGTCACCCTCTACATATTTTTCCTTCGGCGGCATACAGACTCTTCCATGGCCGTGTACATGCGGCACCTTGCCCTGGCGGACACCCTCCTGGTCATGTGTTTGCCCCTGCGAGTTTACTACCACAACAAAGAAGGTCCCTTCTACTTGTGCAAGGTGGTGGGCATCTTTTTCTACATCAACATGTATTCCAGCATCCTGTTCCTCAGCCTCATCAGTCTGGATCGCTATTTAAAAATCATCAAGCCTGTTTGGGTCTTTCGAATCCAAAAGACAAAGTGGAGCCGCACGGCAAGCTACATCGTTTGGGTGATCCTCATTTTAGGATGTATTCCCTTTTTTTCAAGCAACAGTCAAAAACATCCGTGTGACAAGATTTGCTTCCACTTCCACAGCAAAGGACCTGTCAGTGGGATCATTAACCTGACAACAGTGGTGCTCTTCCTTGTTTTTTATGTAgcctttctttgtttttacGTGAAGATCACTAAGAAACTCAGCACTATGTCCATGGGTAATGGTGACCCTAAGGCACAGAGTCGCAAAAAGATGGTCATCATAAAGACTTTCTTAGTACCAGCCATTTTTACATTGTGTTTCTTGCCCTACCATGCAGTACGAATACCATACGTTCTGGCTCAGCTGAATGTGATCGGAGATCTTCATAGCCAACAATTGTTGCACATCTTAAATGAGAGTACTTTGCTATTGTCTGCTCTAAATAGTTGCCTAGACCCAATTATCTATTACTTCTTATCCAGTGCATACAGGAAAACAATACTTTGTGCCATTCAGGGCAAGtttaaaaacatgcatgctttaaACAGAAGGAGAATCAGCATAAACCGCTCACTCACTGAAATTTAG